One stretch of Arachis duranensis cultivar V14167 chromosome 1, aradu.V14167.gnm2.J7QH, whole genome shotgun sequence DNA includes these proteins:
- the LOC107491517 gene encoding uncharacterized protein LOC107491517: MKDPGSFQIPCIIGDITIEKALCDLGASINLMSLNMMRRMRIEEAKPTRIALRLADRTFKFPHEVVEDLLVKVEEFIFPADFVVLDMEEEANTLIILGRPFLATARAIIDVQKGELVLRLHEEKMVFNVFKAMSYPKESIGECMMLDTIEQIV; the protein is encoded by the coding sequence ATgaaggacccagggagtttccaaatcccctgcatcataggggatATCACTATTGAGAAGGCCTTATGCGACTTGGGGgctagcatcaatctcatgTCCTTGAACATGATGAGAAGGATGAGAattgaggaagccaaaccaacaagaatagCACTCCGACTAGCTGACAGAACATTCAAGTTTCCACATGAAGTAGTGGAAGATTTATTGGTGAAAGTGGAAGAATTCATTTTCCCAGCTGACTTTGTTGTGTTggatatggaagaagaggcAAACACTTTAATTATTCTAGGAAGGCCATTCCTAGCTACTGCtagagccatcattgatgtgcaaAAAGGGGAACTAGTCTTGAGATTACATGAGGAGAAGATGGTCTTCAATGTCTTCAAGGCAATGAGTTATCCCAAGGAATCAATAGGAGAATGCATGATGCTGGACACCATAGAACAAATAGTTTAA